Below is a window of Drosophila bipectinata strain 14024-0381.07 chromosome XR, DbipHiC1v2, whole genome shotgun sequence DNA.
CGATCACTTAGCCTGGCCCGAATCGTGGCCAGTGGCCTGCGGCTTAAGGCTGCAGGTTTTCTTTAGCCAGATGCCTGCTGGGGCAGGGGGTGTGCGGGTTGGCTGCCTGGCAGAATTCGTATTGAGGCCTCCCCAGAAAAAAGAGTATTCAGAGTCTTGGCGGCGCATGCCGGAGACAACAATACCAAGAGCTCCAGCTcggtttccatttccatttcttttCGTGACATGCCTGCATTTGCCAATCAAAATGCCACAAATTGTTGGCGCTTGGAGCTCTTGGAGCACCTCCCGCAGAAATCCCGCAGTTTATAGACCGCCACCACCCGCCACTTTCATTCCCCGAATGCGTGTAATGGAATGGataatggaatggaatggaatcGTTTCATTGTTGCCTTTATTGTCTTATTCCCAACACTAACACATCCCATCTGTTGTTTCTCTGTGCAGTCTGTGCGAATGTGACGTTTGTGCCGCACTTGGAGGAGGCCCAACTGGAGATGTACGTGAACGAGAAGGCCACCTCAAAGTTCGGCCTGTCGGTACGCAACCCGGCCCCCTTCTGCATCCCGGTGATGATGGGCGTGCCGATGGCCATGTGCGTCCAGATGACCGACGTCCAGATGGTCGACAACAGGCTCAGCATGTGCATGGACTTTGTGGTGCGTCTGGCCACCACGGATCTCTTCGAGATGCACTTCCAGTGCATGCGCATGGGTCTGGACGGACTCCAGTATGTGGACAAGAACGGGAAGCCAGTGCTGCCACCGGGACAGCAGGGCAACGACGATGACGATGCTGGCGAGGAGTATGGCGAGTATGCCGAGCTGGAGAATGAGCCGGAGGAGTATCCCCTGGCAGAGGATCAAGCAGAGGAGAAGGAGAAGCCGAAGCCTGCGCCTGCCCAGGACTACCAGCCAGTGGCCTATCCTTCGCTGGCCTACCAGCCGCAGGTGGACGACTCCGAGAAGACTCCGAGTGAAGACGAGTCTTTGGCTTATCAGCCCCCCAAAATGACCGAGAAGgagccggaggaggaggaggaggaaccAGAGCCACTGCCAATCGAAAGTGAAATGCTAATAGCTGGCGATCAGGTTGAGGAGCCAGAAGAAAACGATGAAGAGCTTGAAGACGAGGCAGAAGCTGAAGAAGCCAAGAAAGAGACGGAAAAGGAGgtagagaaagagaaagagcaaGTAGAGGCGACACCTGACAATGACAATGGCAGCGAGAGTGGCCCGGGGCCAACTCAGGTAATTGAAACAATTACAAATTCAATAAAAGCCATTGAAGAAatgccagcaacaacaacaacaatcaaagcaacaacagcacccacaacaacaacaacaacaacatctaaaatggaaacaacaaacaacaaaccaaACAATGTCGTTATTGATGACAAAGACCAGGAGGTCTCATCGAAGCAGGAAGAGGCCCCAGCGGAGAGGGAGAAGGAGAAGGAAGAGGTGAAAATGTCAAGCGAAGAGGAGGAGACAgaagacgaggaggaggaggaggaggtcgAGGAGGATGAGGAAGACGTGGGGGAAGAATCGACGACAACAGAGGCTGTGGAGCTCGAAAACGATAGCGACAATGAGGTAAACGTTGACGATGATGACGCCGATGGTGGAGCGAAAAAAGGCCAGGTGAAGGAACCCCCAACAAAGGCGGGGCTGGAGGAGAAGAGAGAGCCGGAGAAAGAGacatctgctgctgctggtaatGAACTAAAGGTCATCAAGCCCGGGTCAGCCCCAAATGCCGAAGCAGGAGAAGATCAGGAAACGGAAGAGGGAGCCGAAGAAGAGGAGGCGGCGGAAGAAGGCACTGACGAAGATACCGAGGATGACGAGGAAGAGGAGTACGAAGACGATGAAGAAAATGTCCAAAATCTGGACGAGAAAAAAGCCGAAAAACTGGTAGTGGAAGCAGATCAACCGCTGGAAGGCAATGAATACCAATATAACCTGGAAAACCTGGAAAATCGAGATGCAAAGTTGGCAGCCAAGTCGGCAGTAACCAGGTCTAAAGCAGCCAAGTCATTGTACCGCCACGGGCGCCAACGTCTTCAGAGGCGTCCTCTAAAGAAAAGGCATTAAACACAGACACCACTGACATTATCATCACCACCATTATCATTCCTcgacttaatttattttaattcataaTTCATAATTCATAATTTGTAATTGTTAATGATTTGTTAATGCTGAACGTTGATGTTTGTTAATTAATAcgtatttattgtatttattgaAACCGCCTCAAAGCCAAACTCAAGCGAAATAAAATGATAATTGTAATTAAGCTTTTAGGCCCAAGGCCCAATACAATTTCTTCAATTACAAAGTCAAAAGGTAATAATATCCTTGAGGTCCTTGACTCCTTTCCATTACTTTTTGGTTGGAGGAACAGCAATGGAAAGCAGTCCAGAACCATTAGCTGACTAAACTTTCGGAACTGACGTTCACTGACACGGCTGCCGAAACGGCTGTCCTGGACTCGTGGTTACTCTTCTTCCGGCTCTTACGCAGGGAGACGTCCGACTGCCGCAGCTTCCGCAGGGCCATGTCGTAGTCGTTGATGGTGATGCAGATGGAGAGGTAGGCATGCAGCTTGGGTGCCCTCAGGGCAGAGGCCAGCTTTTCGGCCTTGGCCAGTGTCTCCTTGAGGCGTTCGTAGCGACTGAGGACGGCGTGGACTTGGCAGGCCAGGAAGATGCTATTGAAACGCCAGATCAGGCTCTTGCAGGTGCGTGCCTCTGCGGGGGATTAGCATTATTTTTGATAAGGAAACATTATTATAAAGTATTAGACCTTCGAAAGCGCGTTGCGCCACCACCAGACACTTGTCGAAGCGGGACTCCCTGAAGTGCCACCTGGCCATCTCGAACAGCAGATAGGAGCGCTCTATCGCGTAGGGGGAGTAACGCAGCCGGTTCTCCAGATGCTCCAGTTTCTGGCTACTCAAGATCACTTAAGGGGTTACTACTTAGGACCAGAAACCTGATCAGATCACTTACTTGATTCGGTTGTGTCGCTCCTCCTCTTGATGCATCTCCACATACATGTTCGTGCCCCCAAATGGGTCTGATATCTCCTTGACCTTCTTCTCCGGCGGTATTAGAAACAGAAGAAAACGATTTTTTGGCTGCAAAAAGTCCACATTGGCCGGAACGGAGCAACGATCGGTATGGGCCAGGCCCATCAGGTTGTAGACCTCGTTCAGGAACTCCCACTTCCAGGGCAGGGTGCGATGGGTCTTCAGTTCAATGTTGTTGGACATGATGTGCTCCACATAATCCGACATCTTGTCCACATTGCCCGCTCGGCGCAGTGCTCTCACCTGGCGCAGCATCCGGAAGCAGTCGCGCCGTGTCTGGTATTCCAGGTGGAACAGGTGGGCCTCCCGTCGACGTCTCTGGGATCGCTCACCGATGTCCCCGCTGTTGCGAATAAACGTTCGGTTGTACAGCGGATTGCGGGCGTGCATCATTTTCTAAGAAAGTAAATAAGGTTACTTAAGGATGATTGACCAGATAGAACACCTTACttagaataaataaattattaacttACACTAACATTATAACTTAAAACGTACTaatagttatttttatatttacagcTCAGGGCATGGAGGTATAAAAAGCGAAGCATCCGATACCGAACACAATCTTTCTGGAGAATTATAAGGATAACGTTTCCTATAGAGGACTTGTTAGACTGAGCTCTTGACGGCATGAGACTGAAGTGACTCCTGAAGAGACTGAAGTTTAAGTAAATATCTCTAACATGGATAATATTTTCTTGTACTAATATAATTCCTACTTCTCAAGGGAAGCGGTTGCGGATCATCACCTATAACCCAGGATCTTTAGCTTAGCcatcgtcgttgtcgttgCAAATGCCACTCAAAACCATCGAGTCCGATAAGGTAATAGGAGTAGTAGTTTATAGTATTTATGTACTTAGTATTTTAGTATGTAGTATAAAGTATTACCTgttcaaatttaaatgttttaaaataaaaattttcaagatGTGTTTTATTTAACGGGGGTTTGCAAAAGATAACGCTTCGATTGTAGGAATCTAACGCTTGACATTTTCGAaatcagcgtcccaaagtctatcgaattgcataccaattttgtcgaaatcgatcaaaaaattttcggcgaaaatcgaaaaatatcgtgatgtatagcctttccatttttgcgaaaaatcgcTCGAAAatgttgttcgatatcgaaaatcgtggtatgcagttcgatggatattcgaacgctgattccgaaaatgtacgGCCTTGGCGTATATGGCCAAGATGGCTTTCTCTCTCTTAGTCTCTTTAATAAGAAATCAGTGGACTGATCTAGAAATAtacaaaatctataaaattgTATCCCTCCAtgagtaaaaaaataaaataaaatatgcctaactaaaatacttaaaaacatttttagcaTTTATCATATTGAGGggtcttggttttttttcttgaccagAATACCTTGATTAAAACTAGTAGTGTATTAGTAGTAATAGTACAGACTTAAGATTACCTAATTACTAGATTAAGATTACTTAACTATGATTACTTAATTAGCAGATGACGATTTCTTAATTACCAGAAACCTGCCGATGATGTCGAACTGATCTCTAGTTAGTTGGCGGAGGTGCGGAGTGCTTGAGCCCATCAGCGGGTTGAGAAAGTTCTCGTTGGTTCGCAGTTCCCTTAGTAGGGCTACATCAACGGCGTTCCTCCGCATATAGTTATATGTGTAGAGGCGTTCGCTGTTCTTGCGCCGAGCTCGTTCTATGGGTGTCAGCTGAATGCTCTTCTTTTCCTCGATACTTTGGACATCGCACTCCGGCCGATCCCGTCGGATCTTCCAAAGGGGACGCGGAATGTTGGCAGCCGCCTCTTCTCGCTCTCGGATTACTCCCTCAATGGCGGCcatgtttttaatgaaaaacggGGACAGGGAATCTCCAACGGTGTCATTAAAAATGCCCATGATcttgaataaaaattatagcATTAATAAGTAAGATtagaaataaaacataaacttACTTTCTCTTGGATTTTATGAAACTGCCGCTCGGAATTTTTGCTGTGGAAATCTCTCCCCTCATCATACACTGTGACCAGACTCCTCTCGAACGCATTCGCATCGAGCAGGGCGTTGCATTTCTCCTGGACAATATCCGCAGTCCCCGGTACACTATTGTGCCGCCCCATTGCCATAGGTATGGTCCGTTGGGCCAGCTGGGCATCCTCCACGGCCCTTTTCGAGTTGGCCATCGAGCGATGGCAACGACTCCGCTGGTATAGAATCTTGTAGTCGCTGGAGCAGATTAGGTGATCCGGATCCATGCAGTTCCGTATAGACTTCGGAGTCGTGGGTCGGGTCAACGTGCAGGAGCCGAGCTGACCCCGTATATCCGGGACCTTACAGGTCTCCAGCGCCCGCTGCATACTCTTCAAGGCCGTCTGGTTGAGCGACCGCCTCAAGTAGTGGCTGCCCCAGTCGCGAAGGATCTTCGACCTGAGGCAGGACTTCCAGTCGAAGCGCTGCCACGGCTTCACCTGCGGCAACAGTGCTCCCACACCACCCATATTCAAGCCGCTTGTCCAGGACATTTTGCAGGACTTGACAGCTAATTTGTCAGACGATAATTTTGGCCAATACGCTTGCAGGAACAATTTCACGTGCTGGATACTTGGATAATTTTTGAATGGATTTCCAATGAAAGGGCTGTGTGATGAAAGAAAAATTGTTAAGgtccaaaaattataaaagttatgtgattttttatctttagaattaagcaatttaaataattagaGTAAATGTAAGGcagataacaaaaaaaatgttaatttttgataaacaaaagacaaaaactaaaaatttctCCCACGTTCACACTTTTAGACAAAAGCGTTGTGTTTTTGGGCCAAAATGTTGCAATGGCTAGAGGAAAGAGGGCCAAAAGAAAGGTGCAATTAAGATCCAGCGGCCAAAACAAAATGACAACAAAAATGCAGCCGGCTAAAGGCCGTGGAAAACAATAACTCACATAATCGGGCAATATTATATAACACTTAATgccaccagccagccagccagccgaCTCGTCcgaaattatttaattatgtttttttgttcGAGCCCTCTTCCATCACCTCCTCTACTTTGCCCTTTTTCGGCAGCGATTATACGACAATTattacaatatttatttataatttttaattgcttttatttttcacatcaAATGCCGCAAatgtcttttgtttttgccttgGCTCGGGCTATAACTTGGCTctggctatggctatggctatggctatggctatggctcTGACTTTGCATAAGCGCACACTGTGAATTCAATTAATGGAGCAGACTGTGTGTGGAGCACCAGGGGCGTGAGCAGTGAGCAGTGAGCAGTCGGGGATCCGACCATTACTCTTCATTTGTATGCCGACCGGAGTGTGGGtgtcttctcttttttttgcgGAAAGAAAGTTACTCGAAAAAAGTGAGATGGGAATTTCGGACAGTGGCACAGGGGTAGGTGGCAGGGAACAGGGTCTATGGGTAGTcgccaattaaatttttttgctgTTCCCTGATAGCCATGGGTATCGTTTTTGGCAATAGAGCAGCAACAAGCTTCAAGTGtcgcaaataaaaaataaatataaaaaaaaacaaaggcaaAGGCCAAGTCGAGCAAAAGCAAGTAATCCATTGCATTTCAATTAGATATATCCGCAGTGAATGCAAAACTGTACGAACGGATGTAAAACTGTAGGAGTAACTGACTATGGTTTTAAATATCACTAGTGTTTTGCATTTAAAGTTATTGTTTTGATTGAAAAagttaaacaaaataattattaataaaaaaactaatttatattttaagggTGTTgctaaatttataaataaaaattttaaaaaaatatagaataaGTAGTTTTTCCTATAATAGTTTGAGAGTAACTgcagaaatatttatttgaaagaGGTCTTTACTGAATGATAAAGCTTATGATAATATACTGATCTGTTTCTTTAAATCATATGACCCAAAAGGATCGTATGTCTTCAAAATGAGAAATATCTTTCACACcggaatatttaataaactagAACTA
It encodes the following:
- the LOC108131904 gene encoding myb-like protein X, translating into MISWLSCGLVLAFVAGPLSVSSRSYSNGLIFYELKSHQPYLPPTVSVSRGRNLASVKYSDKGSIWSTFGQPCECRGPVCGCCAGLKVDQYRFDQKVCANVTFVPHLEEAQLEMYVNEKATSKFGLSVRNPAPFCIPVMMGVPMAMCVQMTDVQMVDNRLSMCMDFVVRLATTDLFEMHFQCMRMGLDGLQYVDKNGKPVLPPGQQGNDDDDAGEEYGEYAELENEPEEYPLAEDQAEEKEKPKPAPAQDYQPVAYPSLAYQPQVDDSEKTPSEDESLAYQPPKMTEKEPEEEEEEPEPLPIESEMLIAGDQVEEPEENDEELEDEAEAEEAKKETEKEVEKEKEQVEATPDNDNGSESGPGPTQVIETITNSIKAIEEMPATTTTIKATTAPTTTTTTTSKMETTNNKPNNVVIDDKDQEVSSKQEEAPAEREKEKEEVKMSSEEEETEDEEEEEEVEEDEEDVGEESTTTEAVELENDSDNEVNVDDDDADGGAKKGQVKEPPTKAGLEEKREPEKETSAAAGNELKVIKPGSAPNAEAGEDQETEEGAEEEEAAEEGTDEDTEDDEEEEYEDDEENVQNLDEKKAEKLVVEADQPLEGNEYQYNLENLENRDAKLAAKSAVTRSKAAKSLYRHGRQRLQRRPLKKRH
- the p-cup gene encoding uncharacterized protein p-cup — encoded protein: MNCKTCQWKHEEKDTPGAGGGRRTRKLFLTPEFLPQPQRLLFWKYFSSPFIGNPFKNYPSIQHVKLFLQAYWPKLSSDKLAVKSCKMSWTSGLNMGGVGALLPQVKPWQRFDWKSCLRSKILRDWGSHYLRRSLNQTALKSMQRALETCKVPDIRGQLGSCTLTRPTTPKSIRNCMDPDHLICSSDYKILYQRSRCHRSMANSKRAVEDAQLAQRTIPMAMGRHNSVPGTADIVQEKCNALLDANAFERSLVTVYDEGRDFHSKNSERQFHKIQEKIMGIFNDTVGDSLSPFFIKNMAAIEGVIREREEAAANIPRPLWKIRRDRPECDVQSIEEKKSIQLTPIERARRKNSERLYTYNYMRRNAVDVALLRELRTNENFLNPLMGSSTPHLRQLTRDQFDIIGRFLKMMHARNPLYNRTFIRNSGDIGERSQRRRREAHLFHLEYQTRRDCFRMLRQVRALRRAGNVDKMSDYVEHIMSNNIELKTHRTLPWKWEFLNEVYNLMGLAHTDRCSVPANVDFLQPKNRFLLFLIPPEKKVKEISDPFGGTNMYVEMHQEEERHNRINQKLEHLENRLRYSPYAIERSYLLFEMARWHFRESRFDKCLVVAQRAFEEARTCKSLIWRFNSIFLACQVHAVLSRYERLKETLAKAEKLASALRAPKLHAYLSICITINDYDMALRKLRQSDVSLRKSRKKSNHESRTAVSAAVSVNVSSESLVS